One genomic segment of Desulfocapsa sulfexigens DSM 10523 includes these proteins:
- a CDS encoding NINE protein, whose translation MEVQGQYTEESHTPVIGYILWIFGFLGAHRFYYGRPVSGTLYFFTFGLLFVGWIIDLFLIPGMNREASFRFRQGQIDYNIAWILLTFLGVFGIHRFYQGKWISGILYLLTGGFFLIGIIYDFWTLNEQISLINYETT comes from the coding sequence ATGGAAGTACAGGGACAATACACTGAAGAATCTCATACCCCGGTAATAGGATACATCCTGTGGATTTTTGGGTTTCTTGGTGCCCATCGTTTTTACTATGGCCGACCAGTTTCAGGAACGCTCTATTTTTTCACCTTCGGTCTCCTGTTTGTCGGATGGATTATAGACCTCTTCCTTATCCCCGGGATGAACAGAGAAGCATCCTTCAGATTCCGTCAGGGGCAAATAGACTACAATATCGCCTGGATTCTTCTTACTTTTCTTGGCGTCTTCGGAATACACCGATTTTATCAGGGGAAGTGGATATCAGGAATCCTTTATCTTCTAACGGGTGGCTTTTTTCTGATCGGAATTATTTATGACTTCTGGACACTGAATGAGCAGATCAGCCTGATCAACTACGAAACGACATAG
- a CDS encoding glycoside hydrolase family 3 protein codes for MKLESIIGQLFILGFNGPSIDPTHRIVADIRDRNLGGVILFDKLLAKNEARNNITGPAQVKKLTISLQGHATTPLLVAIDQEGGMVKRLKAETGFPETASASDLGDHDDPTLTAIHAGCTAQTLNHLGINFNLAPVVDLNIFPGNPVIGKIKRSFSDDPETVIRHATIWIQEHKKLNILSCLKHFPGHGSSRTDSHLGFTDISTSWQEKELTPFKRLIAPASQTRVESLMLGHLFNRNLDPQYPATLSRIVIQDLLRTQIGFNGVVITDDLQMKAITDKYGLEESVCLALAAGADMVIVGNNLEYDPDFLKKIIPAIISAVKEKRIPERRICEAWQRVKNMKKYLSGSNRKRSD; via the coding sequence ATGAAATTAGAATCAATTATTGGTCAGCTTTTCATTCTTGGGTTCAATGGACCATCCATTGATCCAACCCATCGCATAGTTGCTGACATCCGAGACAGAAATCTCGGGGGAGTAATTCTCTTCGATAAACTCCTTGCAAAAAATGAGGCCAGAAACAATATCACAGGCCCTGCTCAGGTAAAAAAATTAACCATTTCTCTGCAAGGCCATGCCACCACCCCTCTTCTTGTGGCCATCGATCAGGAAGGCGGGATGGTCAAAAGATTGAAAGCCGAAACGGGATTCCCTGAGACTGCCAGCGCCAGTGATTTAGGAGATCATGATGACCCCACACTCACAGCTATTCACGCCGGATGCACAGCTCAAACCCTTAATCACCTTGGAATAAACTTCAACCTTGCCCCCGTTGTTGATCTCAATATATTCCCTGGCAATCCCGTAATCGGGAAAATTAAACGCAGTTTTTCCGATGATCCGGAAACGGTTATTCGTCATGCGACGATCTGGATTCAGGAACATAAGAAACTGAATATCCTCTCCTGTCTTAAGCACTTTCCCGGCCATGGAAGCTCTCGAACTGATTCACATCTGGGATTTACCGACATCAGTACTAGCTGGCAGGAAAAGGAACTCACTCCCTTTAAAAGACTCATAGCCCCTGCCAGTCAAACGAGAGTGGAAAGTCTGATGCTCGGCCATCTGTTCAACAGGAACCTTGATCCTCAATATCCTGCCACTCTCTCCCGTATTGTTATTCAGGATCTACTCCGCACTCAAATTGGCTTTAATGGCGTGGTTATAACCGATGATCTTCAGATGAAAGCCATTACTGACAAATATGGCCTTGAAGAATCTGTCTGCCTTGCCCTTGCCGCCGGGGCCGATATGGTTATCGTAGGAAACAACCTGGAGTATGACCCAGATTTTCTTAAGAAAATTATTCCTGCTATTATAAGTGCCGTTAAAGAAAAAAGAATCCCTGAGAGGAGAATTTGTGAAGCCTGGCAGCGTGTCAAAAATATGAAAAAGTACCTTTCCGGATCAAACAGAAAAAGATCAGACTAG
- a CDS encoding hybrid sensor histidine kinase/response regulator produces the protein MSKSKSSSKDTFCFDQKMVDAISAPVCIQDANGDFLGANRAFRTFFGFRHLDSREITDLYALLGGGAGQKNREVDSVILHAGGRETFEATVQRSGESERFVIFNKAAITDDDNKIVGLVTTLLDRTEQRKTEQQLRHAQKMEAIGTLAGGIAHDFNNVLTPIIGYSEIMRLMAQREEHLDSSSGQFIGEILAAAKRAKSLVEQILTFSRSREQKETPQYLHPIVKEVIKLLRATLPATIEVREDVDPECGMVSIDPVQLHQVLLNLCTNSAQAIGDEQGKITVRLAMSSPDIHGSDWVELSVADSGPGISLDLQERVFEPYFTTKEKGQGTGLGLAMVHGIVTQCGGRIELESERGNGTVFHLYFPCVVPVGDGMILEDGPVTSLGGTERVLVVDDQAAVLEVTKKILETLGYEVMTCLSPRKALTLFASNPYSFDLVLTDLTMPDMTGVELCIELKKLRATIPVILCSGYEAKFSEEELEAAGLSAWFTKPVTLQKLASMVRSTLDTV, from the coding sequence ATGAGCAAATCAAAATCCTCCAGTAAAGATACTTTTTGTTTTGATCAAAAAATGGTCGATGCTATTTCTGCACCTGTCTGTATACAGGACGCCAATGGTGACTTTCTCGGAGCTAACCGTGCCTTCAGAACCTTTTTTGGGTTTCGTCATCTCGACTCCAGAGAAATTACAGACCTGTACGCCTTACTGGGAGGAGGGGCTGGACAGAAAAACCGGGAAGTGGATAGTGTTATACTGCATGCCGGTGGAAGGGAAACATTTGAAGCAACAGTACAGCGTTCGGGAGAAAGTGAACGGTTTGTCATTTTTAATAAGGCGGCGATAACAGATGATGATAACAAAATCGTTGGTCTTGTCACCACATTGCTTGATCGCACCGAACAGAGAAAGACGGAGCAGCAACTCCGTCATGCCCAGAAGATGGAAGCCATTGGAACTCTGGCCGGCGGTATAGCCCATGATTTTAACAATGTGCTGACACCAATCATCGGTTATTCGGAAATCATGCGGCTTATGGCCCAACGGGAAGAGCATCTTGATTCAAGCTCTGGTCAATTTATTGGAGAGATTCTTGCTGCAGCCAAAAGAGCAAAAAGTCTGGTTGAGCAGATATTGACTTTTTCAAGAAGCCGGGAACAAAAAGAAACCCCTCAATATCTGCACCCCATAGTGAAGGAGGTTATAAAACTCCTCCGTGCTACATTACCAGCCACGATAGAGGTGCGTGAGGATGTGGATCCCGAGTGTGGAATGGTTTCCATTGATCCGGTTCAACTGCACCAGGTGCTTCTCAATCTATGCACAAACAGTGCCCAGGCAATTGGTGATGAACAGGGGAAGATCACTGTGAGGCTCGCTATGAGCAGCCCTGATATTCACGGAAGTGACTGGGTAGAATTGTCCGTAGCCGATAGTGGCCCCGGCATTTCCCTGGATCTTCAGGAAAGAGTATTTGAACCCTACTTCACTACTAAGGAAAAGGGCCAGGGAACAGGGCTTGGTCTTGCTATGGTTCATGGGATTGTTACTCAATGCGGAGGTCGAATTGAGCTGGAAAGTGAGAGAGGGAATGGGACAGTCTTTCATCTGTATTTCCCCTGTGTTGTCCCTGTGGGTGATGGGATGATTCTAGAAGATGGGCCTGTGACCAGTTTAGGTGGTACCGAGCGTGTTCTGGTGGTTGATGATCAGGCAGCTGTGCTGGAGGTAACAAAAAAAATACTGGAAACTTTGGGGTATGAGGTAATGACCTGCCTCTCCCCACGGAAAGCATTAACTCTGTTCGCCAGTAACCCCTATTCCTTTGATTTAGTTCTCACCGATTTAACCATGCCTGATATGACTGGTGTCGAGCTGTGTATTGAACTGAAAAAGTTGAGAGCAACCATTCCCGTTATTCTCTGTTCCGGATACGAGGCAAAATTCTCGGAAGAAGAACTGGAAGCTGCAGGGCTTTCAGCCTGGTTTACTAAACCGGTAACACTCCAGAAACTGGCATCCATGGTACGCTCAACACTGGATACTGTGTAA
- a CDS encoding response regulator, with protein MNRQKSTILLVDDIPANIKILVGALRDNYRLVVATSGFDAIAAAIEKKPDLILLDVMMPGMDGYEVCKRLKSKRETADIPIIFVTAMNEERDETRGFLLGAVDYIVKPVNPVIVKARVQTHIALRMTQRELQRHRDELEEIILERTRELRETQIEITNRLVQAAEYHDHQTSRHITRMAHYCVILGRAHGMPEHELTLLFHASAMHDIGKLGISDAILHKKGTLTPDEFDEMKRHTLIGADLLFGSDNELMNMAHLIALTHHEKWDGTGFPLGLQKEEIPFPGRIAALCDVFDALSSKRPYKDAWPLSEAKKVIIEQKGVHFDPYVVELFLDNYEKVEEVYNKVK; from the coding sequence GTGAACAGGCAGAAAAGTACTATCCTTTTGGTCGATGATATTCCAGCTAATATTAAAATTCTTGTCGGTGCACTTCGGGATAATTATCGTCTTGTTGTTGCAACCAGTGGGTTTGATGCGATTGCGGCAGCAATTGAGAAAAAACCAGATCTTATATTGCTCGATGTGATGATGCCTGGAATGGATGGCTACGAGGTGTGTAAGCGACTGAAATCAAAACGTGAAACTGCAGATATTCCCATTATTTTTGTCACTGCAATGAACGAGGAGAGGGATGAAACTCGAGGTTTTCTTCTTGGAGCTGTTGATTATATCGTAAAGCCTGTAAACCCGGTAATCGTCAAGGCAAGAGTACAGACCCACATTGCACTCCGCATGACTCAACGTGAATTACAGCGCCATCGTGATGAGCTCGAAGAGATTATTCTTGAACGAACACGTGAACTTCGGGAGACTCAGATTGAGATTACCAACAGACTTGTACAGGCAGCGGAATATCATGACCATCAAACAAGTCGTCATATTACCAGGATGGCGCATTACTGTGTGATTCTCGGACGTGCTCATGGTATGCCGGAACATGAACTGACTCTTCTCTTCCATGCAAGCGCCATGCATGATATAGGAAAGTTGGGTATAAGCGATGCCATATTGCATAAGAAAGGGACACTTACTCCCGATGAATTTGATGAAATGAAACGGCATACACTTATTGGTGCCGATCTTCTTTTTGGCTCTGACAATGAGCTTATGAATATGGCCCACCTTATCGCCCTGACTCACCATGAAAAATGGGACGGAACAGGCTTCCCACTGGGGCTTCAGAAAGAGGAAATCCCTTTTCCGGGACGCATTGCCGCTCTGTGTGATGTTTTCGATGCTCTTTCATCGAAACGCCCATATAAGGATGCGTGGCCATTGAGCGAAGCAAAAAAGGTGATTATTGAACAAAAAGGAGTTCATTTTGATCCCTATGTTGTAGAATTGTTTCTGGATAATTATGAGAAGGTAGAGGAAGTGTATAACAAAGTGAAATAG
- a CDS encoding response regulator, with translation MKRFFSNKNFTLRAKATFIVVAVVAVSLSLATAINIYQTNRLIEKEQERSGEAIVQGLAQAAELPMIVQDKLELDRLIDGFLWNDQVQFLIIYNKDNEIVAKRNLDTVAYDSFIESGSNSGSLIVSHPIVFQTDKNFTGWSLSAGNSDTSFEAKEVGKVLVALSLVAVRKAQLHQAFVSLIAAHLAAAIGIFIIFKGIGNWTRRLDGLVDATDAMKSGDFTHRISIGVTDEIGKLASAFEAMREAVQQRDTELRDLNDSLHDLVRERTDKLERAMVEAQTANEAKSSFLANMSHEIRTPMNAIIGMVGLSLNKKLSPKLREYLLTVRSSAESLLAIINDILDFSKIEAGKITLERIDFQLHQLFDKLADLFSDQAAARNIELVIGVEAGVPVALRGDPLRMEQVFINLLGNAIKFTEKGVVFVHATVDSETDNMVKILFSVSDTGMGISEEQYESLFEPFTQADGSMTREYGGTGLGLSICRRLVGLHGGDIWVKSKAGEGTTVFFTAEFTRQPVEREIQYVVPATIRGLRVLIVEDNEIASCITSNILESFHFDVDVVSSCAVAQTRIGGKIEKYNLILMDWRMPEVDGVECVKKIRAMEGGDSVPIIMMTAFGGEREVMLAREAGANYFLTKPVKQSLLFDTIMDIFDYPEAMHSSLDDRETRQGVVSSEHLVGVRILLAEDNRINQNVARELLESVGVIVEIATNGQEAVHILQDRGDEFDAVLMDVQMPVMDGFQATEAIRENPALTEIPVIAVTAHAMQGDREKCMAIGMNDYVAKPITPELLFSVLTRWTRPEQMETVYHKKEFAFQLAGGMPELPESFPGVHIESGVIRMAGNVRAYIRMLSDLLEFGNDVIERLPGIFEKDILDAVKEIHTLKGTAANLSAHHLQGVSLKLELFLKEIHASQKHREASDPTAAVIQFEEYLEETRKSLFSLESVVSELESLCGKGKANEKKLRENLIPVDLEDLLRTLGRLKDMIDECDPMSEELWLEKKEDFQGQGIDEEMTRMENHLRNYNFERAADFIVRIEKRLRSQGE, from the coding sequence GTGAAACGCTTTTTCTCTAACAAAAACTTTACTCTTCGCGCAAAGGCGACATTTATTGTAGTGGCTGTTGTTGCAGTGAGTTTATCCCTTGCCACCGCAATCAATATTTATCAGACGAACCGTCTCATAGAAAAAGAACAGGAAAGATCTGGGGAGGCGATTGTGCAGGGGCTTGCTCAGGCCGCAGAGCTGCCAATGATTGTCCAGGACAAGCTGGAACTCGACCGGCTTATTGACGGTTTTCTCTGGAATGATCAGGTACAGTTTCTCATTATCTATAACAAGGACAATGAAATTGTTGCGAAGCGAAACCTTGATACCGTTGCCTATGATTCCTTTATTGAAAGTGGTAGTAACAGCGGATCACTGATTGTTTCTCATCCCATTGTTTTTCAGACGGATAAAAATTTTACCGGCTGGTCATTGTCAGCCGGTAATTCAGACACATCCTTTGAGGCAAAAGAAGTTGGAAAAGTGCTTGTGGCCCTGTCTCTCGTTGCTGTTCGTAAGGCGCAGTTGCATCAGGCTTTTGTCTCACTGATTGCGGCACACCTGGCCGCAGCCATCGGTATTTTTATCATTTTCAAAGGGATTGGGAATTGGACGAGACGTCTTGATGGATTGGTGGATGCAACCGATGCCATGAAAAGTGGTGATTTTACGCATCGAATTTCCATCGGGGTAACGGATGAGATCGGAAAACTGGCTTCAGCTTTTGAGGCTATGCGTGAGGCAGTACAGCAGCGCGACACGGAATTGAGGGATTTGAACGACTCTCTCCATGATCTGGTTCGGGAGCGGACTGATAAACTTGAACGTGCCATGGTGGAGGCCCAGACTGCCAATGAAGCTAAATCCAGTTTTCTAGCTAATATGAGCCATGAAATCAGGACCCCGATGAATGCGATTATTGGCATGGTCGGTCTTTCACTCAATAAAAAATTAAGTCCCAAACTTCGTGAATATCTTCTTACGGTACGATCTTCGGCAGAATCACTCCTGGCAATAATTAATGACATTCTGGATTTTTCAAAAATTGAGGCCGGGAAAATTACTCTTGAGCGCATCGATTTTCAGTTGCATCAGCTTTTTGATAAGCTGGCAGATCTTTTCAGTGACCAGGCAGCCGCGAGAAATATAGAACTTGTCATTGGTGTAGAAGCAGGTGTCCCGGTTGCATTGCGGGGGGATCCGTTACGCATGGAACAGGTTTTTATTAACCTGCTTGGCAATGCTATAAAATTTACGGAAAAAGGTGTTGTTTTCGTTCATGCCACCGTGGACTCCGAGACCGATAATATGGTGAAAATTCTATTTTCGGTCAGTGATACCGGCATGGGGATAAGTGAGGAACAGTACGAATCTCTTTTTGAACCTTTTACTCAGGCTGATGGATCCATGACCCGTGAGTATGGCGGAACCGGACTGGGCCTTTCCATTTGTCGCCGTCTTGTTGGTCTTCATGGTGGCGATATATGGGTAAAGAGTAAGGCTGGCGAGGGAACTACAGTTTTTTTTACTGCCGAATTCACCAGGCAACCAGTTGAACGGGAAATACAGTATGTGGTGCCTGCCACTATCAGGGGACTCCGGGTGCTGATTGTTGAAGATAATGAAATTGCCAGCTGCATAACCTCAAATATATTGGAATCATTTCACTTTGATGTCGATGTGGTCTCTTCCTGTGCTGTAGCTCAAACGCGAATAGGCGGAAAAATTGAAAAGTATAACTTGATTTTGATGGATTGGCGTATGCCAGAGGTTGATGGCGTCGAGTGTGTGAAAAAAATTCGTGCAATGGAAGGTGGTGATAGTGTTCCAATAATTATGATGACAGCTTTTGGCGGTGAGAGAGAGGTGATGCTTGCCAGGGAGGCTGGGGCAAATTATTTCCTTACAAAACCTGTCAAGCAGTCCCTGCTCTTTGATACAATCATGGACATCTTTGATTATCCGGAGGCTATGCATTCAAGCCTTGACGATCGTGAGACGAGGCAGGGAGTAGTCAGTTCGGAACACCTCGTTGGGGTACGTATTCTGCTTGCCGAGGATAACCGGATCAATCAAAATGTTGCTAGAGAGCTTCTTGAAAGTGTTGGAGTTATAGTTGAAATTGCCACCAACGGGCAGGAGGCTGTTCATATATTACAAGATCGTGGAGACGAGTTTGATGCAGTTCTGATGGACGTCCAGATGCCGGTGATGGATGGATTTCAGGCCACTGAAGCAATCAGAGAAAACCCTGCACTGACTGAAATACCGGTGATTGCCGTTACTGCTCATGCGATGCAGGGAGATCGGGAAAAATGCATGGCAATAGGTATGAATGACTACGTTGCCAAGCCGATTACTCCAGAACTGCTTTTTTCCGTACTGACCCGGTGGACCAGGCCGGAACAGATGGAGACGGTATATCATAAAAAAGAGTTCGCCTTTCAACTGGCAGGCGGAATGCCTGAGTTACCTGAGTCTTTCCCCGGAGTGCATATAGAATCTGGTGTTATCAGAATGGCAGGAAATGTTAGGGCTTATATCCGGATGCTGAGTGATTTGCTGGAATTTGGCAATGATGTCATTGAGAGATTGCCAGGAATATTTGAAAAAGATATTCTTGATGCCGTCAAGGAGATCCATACCCTTAAAGGAACCGCCGCCAATCTTTCAGCGCACCATCTTCAGGGCGTGAGTCTGAAGCTTGAATTATTCCTCAAGGAAATTCATGCCAGTCAAAAGCATCGGGAGGCTTCTGACCCAACAGCTGCGGTCATTCAATTTGAAGAGTATCTTGAGGAGACAAGAAAGAGTCTTTTTTCACTTGAATCTGTAGTTTCAGAGCTTGAATCACTCTGTGGCAAAGGTAAGGCCAATGAAAAAAAATTAAGGGAAAATCTGATTCCAGTTGATCTTGAGGATCTTTTGCGAACCCTTGGGCGGCTAAAGGATATGATAGATGAATGTGATCCCATGTCAGAGGAGTTATGGTTGGAAAAGAAAGAAGATTTTCAGGGACAGGGGATTGATGAGGAGATGACACGAATGGAAAACCATCTTCGTAATTATAATTTTGAGCGTGCTGCTGATTTTATAGTCCGGATTGAAAAACGTCTTCGGTCACAGGGGGAATAG
- a CDS encoding ABC transporter substrate-binding protein yields the protein MQSIAMKMGIRSIKGKWILRAGKIVVLLGLFFLFSAGNALASHTVFVVLSSEAEPYRQAADALTASLAKKDISTREFLSDTLSGQTPEFVSTTHKTKMWVAVGSRAAAYLSHVLPKSALLVYCMVADPENIGLENGRKNITGVSVTKPVKEQFAIIQKAMPDLGAIAMLYRSSSIKSMTTLVEVKTNLPANWTLEAVDVDRYDSMADAIAELYSRDAGMIWTMADSAIYNRATVNSLLLSSLRQQVPVFGFSGSFVKAGALLGLDANPVLQGEYAAALVVEGLEKKLLTEKPICSGVTIAVNVVVAERLGISLPSVVVDKACNVGAH from the coding sequence GTGCAATCAATTGCGATGAAAATGGGCATACGGAGCATAAAAGGAAAATGGATTCTCAGAGCGGGCAAGATAGTTGTTCTGCTCGGTCTCTTTTTTCTGTTTTCTGCAGGTAATGCCCTGGCTTCCCATACCGTGTTTGTTGTGTTGAGTTCCGAGGCGGAGCCATATCGACAGGCAGCAGATGCTTTGACAGCTTCTCTTGCAAAAAAAGATATCTCTACCCGGGAGTTTCTATCGGATACTCTTTCCGGGCAGACACCAGAATTTGTGTCCACCACCCATAAAACCAAAATGTGGGTGGCCGTAGGTAGTCGGGCAGCGGCCTATCTTTCTCATGTCCTCCCTAAATCGGCACTTCTTGTATACTGCATGGTCGCCGATCCTGAAAATATTGGTCTTGAAAATGGTCGGAAAAATATAACGGGTGTTTCAGTTACAAAACCCGTGAAAGAGCAGTTTGCCATTATTCAGAAAGCAATGCCTGATTTAGGGGCAATCGCCATGCTGTATCGTTCATCATCAATAAAAAGTATGACAACTCTGGTTGAGGTGAAGACTAATCTTCCAGCCAATTGGACACTTGAGGCTGTGGATGTGGACAGATATGACTCTATGGCAGATGCTATTGCCGAGTTGTATAGCCGTGATGCCGGTATGATCTGGACCATGGCAGATTCTGCAATTTATAATCGGGCAACGGTTAATAGTCTGCTGCTTTCTTCTTTGCGTCAGCAGGTCCCTGTCTTTGGTTTTTCAGGCTCTTTTGTTAAGGCCGGGGCTCTTCTCGGTCTGGATGCCAACCCTGTTTTACAGGGAGAATATGCTGCAGCTCTTGTGGTTGAGGGGCTCGAAAAAAAATTATTGACCGAAAAACCCATCTGCTCCGGAGTGACCATTGCTGTGAATGTGGTTGTTGCAGAGAGGCTCGGAATCTCATTGCCTTCCGTTGTTGTTGACAAGGCCTGCAATGTAGGGGCTCACTAA
- a CDS encoding GGDEF domain-containing protein gives MSIKMSISHTASIDQKSDALDQVWVELDHFRRQTERLDLMNKLHGRMAGVLDVSGMIEAYSVWLMPQVEHELVGYKNQVRSKKHLFCSGHGPKRRSIIAFAEKILNNADQEAKAYMSEDGHYAHKWLIETAEDAGILIILKNDKALSDNEISLINESLLVLAESLRRGIEYEELFESARKDALTGLANRRVFDERILDIMRGARRYHRPLTMASLDLDHFKQINDNLGHKQGDVVLKKVADIFREGIRSTDMLVRFGGDEFILVMDDTDEKSARILAERLCLAIDELNIWANSETKLGVSIGMTQWRLEENLDEWMQRVDDILYNAKSEGRSRVTVC, from the coding sequence ATGAGTATTAAAATGTCTATATCGCACACAGCTTCTATTGATCAGAAAAGTGACGCACTTGATCAGGTTTGGGTTGAACTTGACCATTTCAGGCGACAGACAGAACGTCTTGATCTCATGAACAAACTGCATGGCCGTATGGCTGGCGTGCTCGATGTTTCCGGAATGATAGAGGCGTATTCTGTATGGTTGATGCCACAGGTTGAGCACGAGTTGGTTGGCTATAAAAATCAGGTTCGCTCCAAGAAGCATCTCTTCTGTTCAGGGCACGGCCCTAAACGTCGTTCCATCATAGCTTTTGCTGAAAAAATTCTCAATAATGCCGACCAGGAAGCAAAGGCGTATATGAGTGAAGATGGACATTATGCCCATAAATGGCTTATTGAGACTGCTGAAGATGCCGGAATCCTGATTATCCTCAAAAATGACAAAGCGCTGTCTGACAATGAAATCAGCCTTATAAATGAATCATTACTTGTCCTGGCAGAGTCTCTAAGGCGTGGCATCGAATATGAGGAGCTTTTTGAAAGTGCGAGGAAAGATGCCCTGACGGGTCTTGCCAACAGGCGGGTTTTTGACGAACGGATTCTGGATATTATGCGTGGAGCAAGACGGTATCATCGTCCTCTGACCATGGCCTCTCTTGACCTTGATCATTTCAAACAGATCAATGATAATCTGGGCCATAAACAGGGTGATGTTGTTCTCAAGAAGGTTGCAGATATTTTTCGTGAAGGTATCCGGTCAACAGATATGCTGGTACGTTTTGGTGGGGATGAGTTTATACTCGTTATGGATGATACCGATGAGAAGAGTGCCAGAATTCTGGCCGAGCGTCTCTGTCTGGCCATAGATGAACTGAATATCTGGGCAAACTCCGAAACAAAACTTGGCGTGTCTATTGGTATGACACAGTGGAGACTTGAAGAAAACCTTGATGAGTGGATGCAGCGGGTTGATGATATTCTGTATAATGCTAAATCCGAGGGTCGTTCCAGGGTGACTGTTTGTTAA